One Sphingomonas sabuli genomic region harbors:
- a CDS encoding PilZ domain-containing protein, giving the protein MSFSMIKARIAEQEDQDDRRREPRVPVELDVTVRELGENGVEARVLNISERGFMAETPVQFEVGTRVWLMLPGRDRANAVIKWTAGDKLGAEFAELIAIDKLIDDGDA; this is encoded by the coding sequence ATGAGCTTTTCGATGATCAAGGCGCGCATCGCCGAACAGGAAGACCAGGACGACCGCCGGCGGGAACCGCGCGTGCCGGTCGAACTTGACGTGACCGTTCGCGAACTTGGCGAGAACGGCGTCGAGGCGCGCGTGCTCAATATCTCCGAACGGGGCTTCATGGCCGAAACGCCGGTGCAGTTCGAAGTCGGCACCCGCGTCTGGCTGATGTTGCCGGGCCGCGATCGCGCCAATGCGGTGATCAAATGGACCGCCGGCGACAAGCTTGGCGCCGAATTTGCCGAGCTCATCGCGATCGACAAGCTGATCGACGACGGCGACGCCTGA
- a CDS encoding PilZ domain-containing protein: MGIKYLDGAMVPRAVARHVDHRCEPRVDTPAQAAVVWLRGRRHPVQLLNLSASGAMFTFRLIPHIGETIRIELSGHGDVSARVCWVRDGHVGVSFAAPLACAE; encoded by the coding sequence ATGGGGATCAAGTATCTCGACGGGGCGATGGTCCCGCGCGCCGTGGCGCGCCATGTCGATCACCGCTGCGAACCGCGGGTCGATACGCCGGCCCAGGCGGCAGTGGTGTGGCTGCGCGGGCGGCGTCACCCGGTGCAGCTGCTCAACCTGTCGGCGTCGGGCGCGATGTTCACGTTCCGCTTGATCCCGCACATCGGCGAGACAATAAGGATCGAGCTAAGCGGTCATGGCGATGTCAGCGCCCGTGTCTGCTGGGTCCGGGACGGCCATGTTGGCGTGTCCTTCGCCGCCCCGCTGGCCTGCGCGGAGTAA
- a CDS encoding L,D-transpeptidase family protein: MTLKTLFSSIAAVTAVSAIPFAALAQQPMPVPMPVQQGPQVAQPPVAPAMPVAEPAPLPLPLWDVGAAQELLGFIRNIGAEGLSPTDYAPQALSDALASGDPMRMSEAANASFTKVASDLALGHVRGKDRVDWHIKDPDLADNRIDKLLRWSLHTRQVAETLNGLMPKHPQYSSLKRALEVTPKTETAKINRIRLNMDRWRWLPQDLGERYIIVNVPAYTAALVENGDTISRHYAVAGAIKTPTPQLSVTATGVIINPWWEIPSSIAGEVRGKAGYVAVKDDNGKVIRWRQPPGPSNALGKMKFVMPNAKAIYLHDTNAKSRFNARVRAFSHGCIRTKDIDDLATILLSEGSTEWTGEKVQQTLASGKTVEAKFPQPLPVYIVYMSSAATVEGKIIDYSDVYKRDVPAIAALGSSSKATAKVASR; the protein is encoded by the coding sequence GTGACCTTGAAGACGCTGTTCAGTTCGATCGCGGCCGTGACGGCCGTTTCGGCCATTCCGTTCGCTGCCCTGGCGCAGCAGCCGATGCCGGTGCCGATGCCCGTGCAACAGGGGCCGCAGGTCGCCCAACCGCCGGTGGCTCCCGCGATGCCGGTTGCCGAACCCGCCCCGCTACCGCTGCCGCTGTGGGATGTCGGCGCGGCGCAGGAACTGCTGGGCTTCATTCGTAATATCGGCGCCGAGGGCCTGTCCCCCACCGATTATGCCCCGCAGGCGCTGTCGGATGCGCTTGCCAGCGGCGACCCGATGCGGATGAGCGAGGCGGCCAATGCCAGCTTCACCAAGGTCGCGTCCGACCTCGCGCTCGGCCACGTCCGCGGCAAGGATCGGGTCGACTGGCACATCAAGGATCCCGACTTGGCCGATAACCGGATCGACAAGCTGCTGCGCTGGTCGCTGCACACGCGGCAGGTGGCGGAAACCCTGAACGGCCTGATGCCCAAGCATCCACAGTACAGTTCGCTCAAGCGGGCGCTGGAAGTGACGCCGAAGACCGAGACCGCGAAGATCAACCGCATTCGGCTCAACATGGACCGGTGGCGCTGGCTGCCGCAGGATCTTGGCGAACGCTACATCATCGTCAACGTGCCCGCCTACACCGCCGCGCTAGTCGAAAATGGCGATACGATTTCGCGCCATTATGCGGTCGCCGGCGCGATCAAGACGCCGACCCCGCAGCTGAGCGTGACCGCCACCGGCGTGATCATAAACCCGTGGTGGGAAATCCCGTCCAGCATCGCCGGGGAAGTGCGCGGCAAGGCCGGGTACGTTGCGGTCAAGGACGACAACGGCAAGGTCATCCGCTGGCGCCAGCCGCCGGGACCGTCGAACGCACTCGGCAAGATGAAATTCGTGATGCCGAACGCGAAGGCGATCTATCTGCACGACACCAACGCCAAGTCGCGTTTCAACGCCCGGGTCCGCGCGTTCAGCCATGGCTGCATCCGCACCAAGGATATCGATGACCTGGCGACCATTCTGTTGTCCGAGGGAAGCACCGAGTGGACCGGCGAAAAGGTCCAGCAGACGCTGGCCAGCGGCAAGACCGTGGAAGCCAAATTCCCCCAGCCCCTGCCGGTGTACATCGTCTACATGTCGTCGGCGGCAACGGTCGAGGGCAAGATCATCGACTATAGCGACGTCTACAAGCGTGACGTCCCGGCGATCGCGGCCCTGGGCAGCAGCAGCAAGGCCACGGCCAAGGTGGCCAGCCGCTAG
- a CDS encoding peroxiredoxin, with amino-acid sequence MRIALTGLILACLAVPATAALPVGSKAPDFTTVGAIAGKPFRLHLKDQLKHGPVVLYFFPKAFTKGCTLEARAFSEANPQFRKLGARVVGVSRDGLEELKRFSVEECRNAFPVATASAQMAKDYDVVLAQKPELTDRTSYVIAPDGRIAYVHSDLDWSGHVEKTLAAVKALKSAK; translated from the coding sequence ATGCGCATTGCCCTGACCGGTCTCATCCTCGCCTGCCTCGCCGTCCCGGCGACCGCGGCGCTTCCCGTCGGGTCGAAGGCGCCGGACTTTACTACCGTCGGCGCCATCGCCGGCAAGCCGTTCCGGCTGCATCTCAAGGACCAGCTCAAACATGGGCCGGTGGTCCTCTATTTTTTCCCCAAGGCTTTCACCAAGGGCTGCACGCTTGAAGCGCGCGCGTTCAGCGAGGCCAACCCGCAATTCCGCAAGCTCGGCGCCCGGGTTGTCGGCGTATCGCGCGACGGGCTCGAGGAGTTGAAGAGATTCTCGGTCGAGGAGTGCCGCAACGCCTTCCCGGTTGCCACGGCGAGCGCGCAAATGGCCAAGGATTACGACGTCGTGCTGGCGCAAAAGCCGGAGCTGACCGACCGCACCTCCTACGTGATCGCGCCCGACGGACGGATCGCCTACGTGCATTCCGATCTCGACTGGAGCGGGCATGTCGAGAAGACGCTTGCGGCGGTAAAGGCGCTCAAGTCCGCGAAATAA
- a CDS encoding PspC domain-containing protein produces MSNRFVLNREDRKLMGVAAGIADFTGVDVLLIRLGLVAALLLTGPVVLLFYVLTGWLANDR; encoded by the coding sequence ATGTCCAATCGCTTTGTTCTCAACCGCGAAGACCGCAAGCTGATGGGCGTTGCCGCCGGCATCGCCGACTTTACCGGCGTTGACGTCCTGCTGATCCGCCTCGGCTTGGTCGCGGCGCTGCTGCTGACCGGACCGGTCGTGCTTTTGTTCTACGTTCTCACCGGCTGGCTCGCCAACGACCGCTAG
- a CDS encoding SDR family oxidoreductase — MAEDSDVLIPKHEEAKDDLPGSEAKLDPAPEWQPRYAGSDRLKGKVALITGADSGIGRAVAALFAREGADIAISYLSEDEDAQKTREIVEQEGRKAILIRGDIGSKEFCDDAVKRTVDQLGKLDILINNAGEQHWDKDVRDISEEQLRRTFQTNFFGLFFLTQAARPHLKKGSAIVNCTSVTMYKGAPILLDYSATKGAITAFTRSLAKNLAEDGIRVNAVAPGPIWTPLNPSGGQPKDKIPDFGKDTPMGRPGQPNEVAPSFLFLACDDSSYMTGQVMHPDGGDSTSS; from the coding sequence ATGGCTGAAGACAGCGATGTCCTCATCCCCAAGCATGAGGAAGCCAAGGACGATCTTCCCGGCAGCGAAGCCAAGCTTGATCCGGCGCCGGAATGGCAGCCGCGCTACGCCGGTTCCGACCGGCTCAAGGGCAAGGTCGCGCTGATCACCGGCGCCGACAGCGGCATTGGCCGGGCGGTCGCCGCCCTTTTCGCCCGCGAAGGCGCGGACATTGCCATCTCTTACCTCAGCGAGGACGAGGACGCGCAGAAGACCAGGGAAATCGTCGAGCAGGAAGGCCGCAAGGCGATCCTTATCCGCGGCGACATCGGCTCCAAGGAGTTTTGCGACGACGCCGTGAAACGGACGGTCGATCAGCTCGGCAAGCTCGATATCCTGATCAACAATGCCGGCGAGCAGCATTGGGACAAGGACGTCCGCGACATCTCCGAGGAGCAGCTGCGCCGGACCTTTCAGACCAACTTCTTCGGCCTCTTCTTCCTCACGCAGGCCGCACGCCCGCACCTCAAGAAGGGCTCGGCGATCGTCAACTGCACGTCGGTGACGATGTACAAGGGCGCGCCGATCCTACTCGATTACAGCGCGACCAAGGGCGCCATCACCGCCTTCACCCGCTCGCTGGCGAAGAACCTGGCGGAAGACGGCATCCGCGTGAATGCGGTCGCGCCGGGCCCGATCTGGACTCCGCTCAATCCGTCGGGCGGGCAGCCGAAGGACAAGATCCCGGACTTCGGCAAGGACACGCCGATGGGGCGGCCAGGCCAGCCGAACGAGGTTGCGCCATCCTTCCTGTTCCTCGCCTGTGACGATTCCAGCTACATGACCGGGCAAGTGATGCACCCGGACGGCGGAGATTCCACGTCCAGCTGA
- a CDS encoding ABCB family ABC transporter ATP-binding protein/permease, protein MAAAVDTAKAEKGSLRTLARFLPMLWPKGETELRVRVIVAVALVLAGKAAVLAMPFAYKAVIDGMSAGTTAAFGLVAALVVAYAGARFAGVLSDNLRNAVFEKVGQDAARRLAGQVFRHIHSLSLRFHLERRTGSLTKIVERGTKSIDMMLYFLLFNIAPTIIELAAICVIFWIKFGPGLVAATLIIVAVYIAFTRRVTDWRSQLRREMNDVDNRAIGRAVDSLLNYETVKYFGAEEREARRYEQAVEQFMHATVKNEVSLAWLNIGQSLITNAMMAGAMIFTVWGWSQGRFTPGDVVLVNTLLMQLFRPLDMLGWVYRNIRQGLIDMEAMFVLLDTPAEVVDAPDARPIAVAGGHVRFEDVHFGYEDGREILKGLSFDAPPGTRLAIVGPSGAGKSTIARLLYRFYDPTGGRIMIDGQEIAAVTQASLREAIGTVPQDTVLFNDTIGYNIGYGADQADQPAIEAAAQGAAIDRFIAALPEGYDSMVGERGLKLSGGEKQRVAIARTLIKNPPVLILDEATSALDSRTEEAILATLDRLARDRTTITIAHRLSTVVNSDTILVLDEGRVAESGTHDQLLARGGVYADMWFRQAAERSVEEAAQAAE, encoded by the coding sequence ATGGCGGCAGCGGTGGACACGGCAAAAGCGGAGAAGGGCAGCCTGCGAACGCTGGCCCGCTTCCTGCCAATGCTGTGGCCCAAGGGTGAGACCGAATTGCGCGTGCGCGTGATTGTCGCCGTGGCACTGGTACTTGCGGGCAAGGCCGCGGTGCTGGCCATGCCCTTTGCCTACAAGGCGGTGATCGACGGCATGAGCGCCGGCACTACCGCCGCGTTCGGCCTGGTCGCCGCGCTGGTCGTCGCCTACGCCGGCGCGCGCTTTGCCGGGGTGCTGTCGGACAATCTGCGCAACGCCGTGTTCGAAAAGGTCGGGCAAGACGCGGCCCGGCGGCTGGCGGGACAGGTGTTTCGCCATATCCACTCGCTGTCGCTGCGTTTCCACCTTGAACGCCGCACCGGTTCGCTGACCAAAATCGTCGAAAGAGGAACGAAGAGCATCGACATGATGCTCTATTTCCTGCTGTTCAACATCGCCCCGACGATCATCGAGCTGGCCGCGATCTGCGTCATCTTCTGGATCAAGTTCGGGCCCGGTCTGGTCGCCGCGACCTTGATCATCGTCGCCGTCTACATCGCCTTCACCCGCCGGGTGACCGACTGGCGGTCGCAGCTTCGGCGCGAAATGAACGACGTCGACAATCGCGCCATTGGCCGCGCGGTCGATTCGCTGCTCAATTACGAGACGGTCAAATATTTCGGCGCGGAGGAGCGCGAGGCCCGGCGATACGAGCAGGCGGTCGAGCAATTCATGCATGCCACCGTCAAGAACGAGGTGTCGCTGGCGTGGCTCAACATCGGTCAGTCGCTGATCACCAACGCGATGATGGCCGGGGCGATGATCTTCACCGTCTGGGGTTGGAGCCAGGGGCGCTTCACGCCGGGCGACGTGGTGCTGGTGAATACCCTGTTGATGCAGCTGTTCCGCCCGCTCGATATGCTCGGCTGGGTCTATCGCAATATCCGCCAGGGCCTGATCGACATGGAAGCGATGTTCGTGCTGCTGGATACACCGGCCGAGGTGGTCGACGCGCCCGACGCCCGGCCGATCGCGGTAGCCGGCGGCCATGTCCGATTCGAAGACGTGCACTTCGGCTACGAAGACGGGCGCGAGATATTGAAGGGGCTGAGCTTCGATGCCCCGCCGGGTACGCGGCTGGCGATCGTCGGGCCGTCGGGCGCGGGCAAGTCGACCATCGCTCGGCTGCTATACCGATTCTACGACCCAACCGGCGGCCGCATCATGATCGACGGGCAGGAGATTGCCGCGGTCACCCAGGCTAGCCTGCGCGAAGCGATCGGCACGGTCCCGCAGGACACGGTGCTGTTCAACGACACCATCGGCTACAACATCGGCTACGGCGCCGACCAGGCGGACCAGCCGGCGATCGAAGCCGCGGCACAGGGGGCGGCGATCGACCGGTTCATCGCCGCGCTTCCCGAAGGCTATGATTCGATGGTCGGCGAACGCGGGCTGAAACTGTCGGGCGGCGAGAAACAGCGCGTCGCTATCGCCCGCACCCTGATCAAGAACCCGCCGGTGCTAATCCTCGACGAGGCGACCAGCGCACTCGACAGCCGGACCGAGGAAGCGATCCTTGCAACGCTCGACCGATTGGCGCGCGACCGCACGACCATCACCATCGCCCACCGCCTGTCGACGGTGGTGAACAGCGACACCATCCTGGTGCTCGACGAAGGCCGAGTGGCGGAAAGCGGCACCCACGACCAGTTGCTCGCCCGCGGCGGCGTTTACGCCGACATGTGGTTCCGCCAGGCTGCGGAGCGCTCAGTCGAGGAGGCGGCACAAGCAGCCGAATGA